From Thalassotalea psychrophila:
ACCATTAGCTAACGCCAACATGACAACACCTGAGCCTAATTTATTTTTAAGATCGTCAACCATTTCACGTAATGCTTTAGGGTCACTGCCCTCAACATCAGCTATTAATGCTTTAACACCATTAATATTAATTGCTTGGCTGATTAAATCTGAACCAGCTTGTGACGCTAACTTTTGTTTAAGTTGAGCGATTTCTTTCTCTAATTGCTTAGACTTACTAATTAATTGTTCAACTTTACTTACCGTATTAACCGCATCTGACTTAACTAAGCTGGCAATAGTCGTTAATTTATCTGCTTGTTCGTCAACGTATGTCATTGCTGCAACGCCAGTTACAGCTTCTATACGCCTGGTACCTGCAGCAATACCTGCTTCAGAAGTTATTTTTAATAAACCAATATCGCCAGTACGTTCAACATGCACACCACCACAAAGTTCAGTAGAAAAGCTACCTAGTGTAACAACACGAACTTCATCGTCATATTTTTCGCCAAATAACGCCATTGCGCCTTTTTCTTTAGCGGCTTCAATATTCATCAACTCAGTTTCACGAACATAGTTAGCACGAATGTTATCATTTACTAATTGCTCAACCTGGCGAAGTTCGCTTGCTGTTACGCCTTCAAAATGAGAGAAGTCAAAACGAAGCTTTTCAGGGTCACATAATGAGCCTTTTTGCGTCACATGCTCACCTAAAACTTGACGAAGCGCTGTATGTAATAAATGCGTTGCCGAATGATTTTTAATAACATCGTTACGACGAGCACTGTCTATTTCTGCGTTTGCTCGAGCATTTAATTGAATAGAAGATTCTGCAACACCATGATGAGCAAAGGCATTTCCTAACTTAACAGTGTCGGTAACTTTAAACGTACCACTATCTGTGGTTATTGTGCCAGTATCACCTACTTGACCACCTGACTCAGCATAGAAAGGGGTGTTATCTAAAACAATAATGCCTTTATCACCCGCATTTAATGAAGAAACAGAACCTTCACTATTAAACAGCTCAACAATAGTCGAGCTAAAGCTGTGGTTATCGTAACCTTCAAAATTCGTAGTTTTATCTGATTTTATTTGGTCGTTGTAATCAGTACCAAAATTTGATGCTTTTTGTGCACGTTGACGTTGTGCCTGCATTTCGCTATCAAAACCGTCTTGGTCAATGCTCAATTCTTTTTCACGAGCTATATCGGCAGTTAAATCCGCTGGGAATCCGTACGTATCGTATAACTTAAATACATCTTTGCCAGGAATGACATCACCACTTAAATTAGCAATGACATCATTGAGTAAGTTCATACCACGATCTAAAGTACGGCCAAACTGTTCTTCTTCAATACGCAATGTTTTTTCAATAATTGCTTGCTGTTTAATAAGCTCAGGATATGCTTCACCCATTTGCTCAGCTAAGGCTGAAACGAGCTGATGGAAGAAGTGAGATTTTGCTTCAAGTTTATGACCATGACGTACCGCGCGACGAATGATGCGGCGTAATACGAAACCACGCCCAACATTTGATGGATTAACACCATCGGTGATCATAAAGCTACACGAACGAATATGATCGGCAATTACACGCAAAGATTTATGTTCTAAATCATCACACCCAAGTAAATCTGCCGCAGCTTTAATTAGCCCTTGGAAAATATCTATTTCATAGTTTGAGTGTACGCCTTGCATAATTGCCGCGATGCGTTCAAGTCCCATACCGGTATCAACAGACGGCTTAGGTAATGGCTCCATAGTACCGTCAGCTTGTCGGTTGAACTGCATGAAAACCAAGTTCCAAATTTCGATAAAACGATCACCGTCTTCTTCAGGTGATCCAGGGGGGCCACCCCAAATTTCTTCGCCATGATCATAGAATATCTCAGAGCATGGTCCACAAGGTCCTGTATCACCCATAGACCAAAAATTATCTGACTCAAATTTTTTGTCAGCTGACTTGTCGCCAATCCGAATGATGCGGTCGACTGGAACACCAATTACATTTGCCCAATGATCAAATGCTTCATTGTCAGTTTCATATACCGTTACCAATAACTTTTCTTTTGGTAAGCCAAGTACAGATGTTAAGAATTCCCAACCAAAGTTGATAGCATCAATTTTGAAATAATCGCCAAAGCTAAAGTTACCCAGCATTTCAAAAAATGTATGGTGCCGAGCGGTATAACCAACATTTTCTAAATCATTATGTTTACCACCTGCTCGAACACAACGCTGCGATGACGTCGCTCTGGTATAACTACGAGTTTCAGCACCTAAAAACACATCTTTAAATGGCACCATACCAGCATTAGTAAACAACAATGTTGCATCATTGCCTGGTACAAGTGAGCTACTGGCAACTATTTGATGTTGTTTTTGCGCGAAGAAGTTTAAAAATGCCTGTCTTATTTCGGCACTGGATTTAATCATGGTTGTTATCCAATAAAATATTTATTAATTTAGGTTCATTACCGTGTTTATTTGTTCAAAACTATAACCACGGTATTGTAAAAATCTTACGCGTTTTGCTTTATCTTTTTGATCGCTAATTTTAGGATCAGGAAAACGCTTTTGGTAGGCTTTTTCAGCCTGTAAAAACCAGTCAACTTGTTGACTAGTATAAACGGCGGCTATGATATCACTAGTTAAGCCTTTTTGCTTTAATTCTGCAGCAATATAAATCCAACCATAACCTTTAGCAACTCGCAGACGATACATACTTTCACCAAAGCGTAAATCACTTTGAATATCTTGCTCACTCAAAGCATCTAATACTATTTGTATATCATCGCTATTGAACTCTCTTAACAGCAATTTTTGCATTAACTCTTTTTGCGAATGTTCGCGTCTTGCTAATAAAGAATAAGCGGCCTTTTTAACGTCCTTTTTAATCACTAAAGCATTACTTCAACAGGTATATTTAAGCATATTCTACCTATATTAGGATAAAAAAAATACTACTGGAAACGAGAAAAGGACCTTAAGGTCCTTTTTAATATTGTTAATAAATTTTACGCTTAATCCGGATCATAGCCCAAGTTTGGTGATAACCAACGCTCGGCTTCAGCAATGCTCATGCTTTTGCGAGTTGCGTAACTTTCAACTTGTTCTCTATCAATTTTAGCAACTGCAAAGTATTTACTATCTGGGTGAGCAAAATACCAACCGCTAACTGCAGCACCTGGCCACATAGCATAACTTGTTGTTAATTCCATACCGATGTTGTTTTCAACATCAAGCAATTGCCATATAGTACCCTTTTCAGTATGTTCAGGGCATGCGGGGTAACCTGGTGCTGGACGAATACCTTGATAGTTCTCACGAATTAAATCTTCGTTGTCTAGGTTTTCATCACTTGCATAACCCCAGTAATCCTTACGAATTCGTTCATGAAGATACTCGGCAGTTGCTTCAGCAAGTCTGTCGGCAACTGCTTTTAATAAAATAGAGTTATAGGCATCGTGCTTACTATCATGCTCTTGCACTAATTCATCGGCACCAAAACCTGAAGATACGGCAAAAGCCCCAACGTAGTCATTAACTCCAGAGTCTTTTGAAGCAACATAATCGCTTAAACAACGATTAAACTGCCCTGTTTGTTTCTTAGTTTGTTGACGTAAACCGCAGAGGATATTTAATAAATCACTACGCGTGTCATCAGTAAATACTTCAATATCGTCGCCAACGCTATGTGCAGGGAATAAACCAAATACAGCTTTTGCTTTTAAGGTTTTATTGTTGATAACGTCATCAAGCATTGCATTGGCATCTGCGAATAATTTCTTTGCTTCTTCACCAATCAGTTCATGTTCTAAAATCTTTGGATATTTACCTGATAACTGCCAAGTTAGGAAAAATGGCGTCCAGTCTATATAGTTTCGTACCACATTCAAGTCAATATCATCTAATACTGTTACGCCTAATTCCTTCGGTGTTGCAGGCGTATAGTGCTTAAAACTAAGCGGAAACGCATTTGCTCGCGCATCTTTTAGGGATGATAAATCAGTACGAGGGCCTTTTTTGGCGTAACGTTGTCGTACTGTTTCATATTCTTTCTCTGTACGTTCAACCAATGCACCTTTCAATTCAGGTGTTAGTAGTGAATTGACCACAGAAACTGAACGAGATGCATTGGGTACATAAATTACCGGGTGATCATAATTTTTCTCAATTTTAACCGCGGTATGTGCTTTAGACGTTGTCGCACCACCAATTAATAGCGGCAAATCAAAGTTTTGCCGTTGCATCTCTTTGGCAACATGCACCATTTCATCTAATGATGGGGTAATTAACCCTGACAAACCGATAATATCAACGTTTTCATCGCGTGCTACCTGTAAAATTTTCTCACAAGATACCATAACGCCAAGGTCAATTACTTCATAGTTATTACATTGCAGGACAACACCAACAATATTCTTACCTATATCATGTACATCACCCTTTACCGTTGCTAATAACACTTTACCGTTGCTACTAGCTACAGTCTTTTCAAGTTCAATATATGGTTGTAAATGAGCCACTGCTTGCTTCATTACTCGTGCAGACTTAACCACTTGTGGCAAAAACATTTGACCTTCACCAAATAAATCACCGACAATATTCATCCCGTCCATCAATGGTCCTTCGATAACATCGATTGGACGCTCGGCTTCAAGCCTAGCTAACTCCGTATCTTCAACGATAAATTCATTAATGCCTTTTACTAACGCGTGTTCTAACCTTTTAATTACCGGTAGCTCGCGCCAGCTTAAATCAGCTCCTGCAGCTTTGGTTCCACCTTGTCCACGATACTCTTGTGCTACCTCTAGTAATCGCTCTGTCGCGTCTTCGTCTGTGTTTTGGATAACATCTTCAACAGCTTTTAATAAATCTTTTGGTATATCTTGGTAAATAGCTAATTGCCCAGCATTTACAATACCCATATCCATGCCATTTTTAATGGCATGGTATAGAAACACCGCATGTATAGCTTCTCGTACAGGGTTATTACCTCTAAATGAAAATGACACATTTGATACACCACCAGAGATCATCGCATGTGGTAATGTTTCTTTGATGATTTTAGTGGCTTCAATAAAATCTACGGCATAGTTATTATGCTCATCAATACCTGTTGCAACAGCAAAAATGTTAGGATCGAAAATTATATCTTCTGGCGGAAATCCTACTTCTTCAACCAATATTCGATAAGCTCGTTGACAGATTTCAACTTTTCTATCTTTAGTATCTGCTTGGCCAACCTCATCAAATGCCATGATAATTACCGCAGCACCGTAACGACGGACAAGTTCAGCGTGATGCTTAAATGCTTCTTCGCCTTCTTTTAGGCTAATAGAGTTAACTATGCCTTTTCCTTGTATACATTTAAGGCCTGCTTCCATAATCTCCCACTTCGAGGAATCAAGCATAATAGGTACTTTTGAGATGTCAGGCTCACCAGCAATTAAGTTTAAAAACTTAACCATTGCGCCATAGGAGTCGAGCATGCCTTCATCCATATTGATATCGATTATTTGTGCACCATTTTCAACTTGCTGGAGAGCTACGGCAATAGCTTCATCGTATTTTTCTTCGGTAATTAAGCGTTTAAATATGGCAGAACCAGTAACATTAGTGCGTTCACCAACGTTAACGAATAAACTATTCTCATCAAGGTTCAGTGCTTCTAATCCAGATAATCGACAGGCAATCTTTTTAGGCTCGATTTTACGTGGAGTGATTTTTGCAACGCTGTCCGCTATACCTTTAATATGTGCAGGTGTAGTACCACAGCAACCTCCAACTATATTTAAAAAACCAGATTCAGCCCATTCAACAATATGTTCATTCATATCATCTACGGTAAAATCGTACTCACCAAAAGCATTCGGCAAGCCGGCATTAGGATGAGCTGAAACGGCGAAATCGGAAATATTACTTAACTCTTCTACATACTGTCTAAGCTCAACCGGACCTAGCGCGCAGTTTAAACCAAAGGAAATCGGGTTAGCATGGCGTAATGAGTTATAAAATGCTTCTGTTGTTTGCCCTGATAAAGTTCGACCTGAAGCATCTGTAATAGTGCCTGAGATCATCAAAGGTAGTCGGTACCCTATATCGGCAAACACTTGCTCAACTGCAAAAACAGCTGCTTTAGCATTTAGTGTATCGAAGATAGTTTCTAGCATGATTATATCTACACCACCTTCTATTAAGGCGTTGATAGATTCAATATAGGCATCTTTTAGTTCATCAAAACTAACATTTCGAAATGCAGGATTGTTTACATCTGGAGAAATAGAACATGTACGATTCGTTGGCCCTAACACACCGGCAACAAAGCGTGGTTTATCTGGTGTTGTTAAGCTAATTTCATCTGCTACTTTACGAGCTATTTGTGCTGATACTAAATTTATCTCGCGGCTGATATCTTCCATATCATAATCAGCCATGGCAATAGTGGTAGAATTGAAAGTATTAGTTTCAATTATATCAGCACCAGCAAGCAAATATTGACGATGTATATCTTTAATCACTTCGCTCTGGGTAATTGATAATAAATCATTATTACCTTTTACATCACAATGCCAATTGGCAAAACGCTCGCCTCTATAATCTTGCTCTTCAAATTTATGATCTTGGATCATGGTGCCCATGGCGCCATCTAGCACTAAAATTCGGTCTTGTAATTGTTGTTCTAATAAAATACTTGTTGGAGATTTCACCGTAATAATTCCTGGGTCTGAATTTGATAATTGCTGCTTGTACTAACTTTAACAGTGCTAATTTTCAAGGTTGTATGGAGTAATTTGATAAACATAATAATTCAGCCAATTGCTAAATAATAAACAGCCATGGCTACGCCATTTATTTTTAGGGGCCAAACTCACATCGTCAAATTTAAAATAATTTTCAGGTATGAAAGTTTCAACACCGGCTTTTATATCCCTTTGGTATTCATCAGCTAATGTACAAGCATCGTATTCAGGATGCCCTGTTACAAATACATGTTTTTTATCTTTTGTAGCAACCAGATATACCCCCGCCTGTTCTGATTCCGCTAGAACATTTAGTTCGTTTACGCTTTGGTAAATTGTTCTATCAATTTCACCGTAGCGTGAATGAGGAACAGAAAACTCTTCTTCATAACCTCGAGTTAGCGGTTCCATAGAATCTAATGTTTGATGTCGGTACACACCGGAAAGCTTTTTGGTGCGTAATTTTCTATTTAAACCATAGCGGTAGTATAGCGCAGCATGCGCCGCCCAACATGAATACATAGTTGATGTGACATTTGTTTGAGACCATTCAAAAACTTCTACTATTTTGTCCCAATAAGAAACATCTTCGTAACTAAGCTGACCTAAAGGCGCACCAGTTACGATTAAACCATCGTAGTGTTTATGCTTTATATCATCGAATAAGCAATAAAACTCATCCAAATGCTCTTTCGGTGTATTTTTAGATTCATTTAAGTGCAAACGGACAAATTCAATATTTATTTGTAACGGTGTATTTGACAGCATGCGCAATATTTGAATTTCAGCCTCAATTTTATTTGGCATTAAATTTAATATTGCTACTTGCATAGGTCGAATTTCTTGATTAACAGCCCTATTTTCAGACATGACAAATATGTTCTCATTAGCGAGAACTGCCAGGGCTGGTAATTGATCAGGGATTTTAATCGGCATTAGATTTAACCTAAAGTAGAGCAAAAACTTAATACTACCCAACCAAATAGAAATGTCAACATCTAAACGTATAGACGTCTAAATAAACTATAGATATTATTTTAATTCTCAAGATTCAGTATAATATCCACAAGTACAAACTTATTGCCATCCATGGCAGTTTGCATTTCATCATCCATGAAGTAAAAAAAAACCGCTCAATGAGCGGTTTAATAAGTAATGATTTATTGAATATTATTCAACTTCAGCAACAACTTCTTCTTCTGAATCTTTAGCTGTAGTTAGTAATAGACCACGCAATTTAGCTTCTAATTCTGTTGCCATAGCAGTGTTTTCTGCAAGATACTTGGTTGCATTAGCTTTACCTTGACCGATACGTTCGCCCATACAGCTGTACCATGCTCCAGCTTTTTCAACCATTTTATGTTTAACACCTAAGTCGATTAGCTCACCTAAACTGTTAATACCTTGGCCGTATAAAATTTGGAATTCAGCCTGTTTAAACGGAGGAGCAATTTTGTTTTTAACAACTTTAACACGGGTTTCATTACCGGTAATTTCATCCCCTTCTTTAACCGCGCCAATACGACGAATATCTAGACGAACAGATGCATAAAACTTAAGCGCATTACCACCTGTAGTTGTTTCCGGGTTACCAAACATTACACCAATTTTCATACGGATTTGGTTGATAAAGATAAGCATAGTATTAGATTGCTTAAGGTTACCTGTAAGCTTACGCATTGCTTGTGACAACATACGAGCCTGTAGACCCATGTGACTGTCACCCATGTCGCCTTCAATTTCAGCTTTAGGAGTTAAAGCAGCAACAGAATCGACTACAATTACGTCTACCGCACCAGAACGACTTAACATATCAACAATTTCTAAAGCTTGTTCACCAGTATCTGGTTGTGACACTAATAACTCATTAATGTTTACGCCGAGTTTTTCAGCATAAATTGGGTCAAGAGCATGCTCGGCATCAACAAAAGCACATACTTTACCATTACGCTGTGCTTCAGCGATTACTTCTAAAGTAAGTGTCGTTTTACCACTAGATTCAGGACCATAGATTTCAACAACACGACCCATTGGCAAACCGCCAGCACCAAGAGCAACATCTAAAGCAAGTGAGCCGGTAGAAATAGTTTCTACGTTCATGCTTTGGTTATCTCCTAGTTTCATGATCGAACCTTTACCGAACTGACGTTCAATTTGACTTAGGGCTGCTGATAATGCCTTTTCTTTATTTGCGTCCATTAAAAATCTCCAATGTTTTTCTATTTATCCAGTAGTTATGGAATTAGTATACTGTATAATCGTACAGTATCAACCATTAATTAATATTTTTTTATCTAACGCCAAAAAAGCCAACATAACAATTTGATTTATAAGTAATTAAAACAAAAACTCCGTATCGATATTACTGTTACGTTTATTAAAATAAATATTTAAACAGTACTTAAACTTTAAATTCTAATTTTTTATACAGTGGTTTTAACGGGTAGTTATATTGGTATTAATTGATATCTTGCTTTGCGCTTCGAGTAATAATATTTTACCATCCATATATACTATGAATCACGGCCTATTTTATCTATTTTTCAATTAATTTGCCGTTCTCAGAATAACTTTAATAAATACAAAAGCTAATAAATGACAGACGATCTTTTCGCGCAATCAAATCATACTCCGATGATGCGTCAGGGTGTTAAAGCCTCCATATAGAGCCTTAAAGCCGGCTACATAAAAAACCCACACCCCAACCTACACTAAAAACCAAATTATTCGCTAATGTCACAATATTATAGCCAGTAAGTGTTTTATTCATTTTAGTGATGGTCTATTGATTGGTTTGAAGTTGTTAAGGTTGATACTCTGAGGGTCTGCTTCAGCCATAAGCGGAAGTAGAGCAATCAATAACTTAGTTCAGGTTATGCCACATTGCCGACGGTTTGGTTTGGCCTATGGATATGCAGGCTTCGCATAAACAACGACTCAGATCTTTCGGAAGAATTTAAGTCGATTTCTCCTAAGCAGACGTTCGAAACATCCAAATCCTAGTTTCTTGGCTTATTCGGTTTCGATCTTAAAACAAGGTGTGTTTGAGGGCGGGATACCAGGCTTGATCCGTCCCTTCAGTGCCAATAACAGCCCATTAGCATTTGCTAATGTTCGATATTTACGTGCCTATAAGTAGCCGAAAGAATTGCGACGCTAAATACTCCAATAAAAGTAAAAGCCACCCAATCTAGCAATAACAATAGAATGGAATCTACATAATAAAATTCCGAAAATAAAACATATATAGCTTCCGTTATTAATACAACAAACAGCATACTCAAAAACATCGCGCCTCTAGAACCTTTGGATAAGCTCAATGCGTGAGAAAGTGAAATTTCATTTTTAATCGCAATATGTGGTAAAGCTAATCCCCAGAAAGAGAGTACAACAATGAAACATAACTCCGTCGAAAATTTTAACGCTTTATAAATAACTCTAAGCGTATCTTCTGAGTAACCATCTAAAGCTAAAGAATAAGCCCAATCACTTGAAATCCAATAGAAAGCGAAAGGAAAAAGATAGGTTATTAATATAGCTAACATGTA
This genomic window contains:
- the metH gene encoding methionine synthase gives rise to the protein MITVKSPTSILLEQQLQDRILVLDGAMGTMIQDHKFEEQDYRGERFANWHCDVKGNNDLLSITQSEVIKDIHRQYLLAGADIIETNTFNSTTIAMADYDMEDISREINLVSAQIARKVADEISLTTPDKPRFVAGVLGPTNRTCSISPDVNNPAFRNVSFDELKDAYIESINALIEGGVDIIMLETIFDTLNAKAAVFAVEQVFADIGYRLPLMISGTITDASGRTLSGQTTEAFYNSLRHANPISFGLNCALGPVELRQYVEELSNISDFAVSAHPNAGLPNAFGEYDFTVDDMNEHIVEWAESGFLNIVGGCCGTTPAHIKGIADSVAKITPRKIEPKKIACRLSGLEALNLDENSLFVNVGERTNVTGSAIFKRLITEEKYDEAIAVALQQVENGAQIIDINMDEGMLDSYGAMVKFLNLIAGEPDISKVPIMLDSSKWEIMEAGLKCIQGKGIVNSISLKEGEEAFKHHAELVRRYGAAVIIMAFDEVGQADTKDRKVEICQRAYRILVEEVGFPPEDIIFDPNIFAVATGIDEHNNYAVDFIEATKIIKETLPHAMISGGVSNVSFSFRGNNPVREAIHAVFLYHAIKNGMDMGIVNAGQLAIYQDIPKDLLKAVEDVIQNTDEDATERLLEVAQEYRGQGGTKAAGADLSWRELPVIKRLEHALVKGINEFIVEDTELARLEAERPIDVIEGPLMDGMNIVGDLFGEGQMFLPQVVKSARVMKQAVAHLQPYIELEKTVASSNGKVLLATVKGDVHDIGKNIVGVVLQCNNYEVIDLGVMVSCEKILQVARDENVDIIGLSGLITPSLDEMVHVAKEMQRQNFDLPLLIGGATTSKAHTAVKIEKNYDHPVIYVPNASRSVSVVNSLLTPELKGALVERTEKEYETVRQRYAKKGPRTDLSSLKDARANAFPLSFKHYTPATPKELGVTVLDDIDLNVVRNYIDWTPFFLTWQLSGKYPKILEHELIGEEAKKLFADANAMLDDVINNKTLKAKAVFGLFPAHSVGDDIEVFTDDTRSDLLNILCGLRQQTKKQTGQFNRCLSDYVASKDSGVNDYVGAFAVSSGFGADELVQEHDSKHDAYNSILLKAVADRLAEATAEYLHERIRKDYWGYASDENLDNEDLIRENYQGIRPAPGYPACPEHTEKGTIWQLLDVENNIGMELTTSYAMWPGAAVSGWYFAHPDSKYFAVAKIDREQVESYATRKSMSIAEAERWLSPNLGYDPD
- a CDS encoding regulatory protein RecX; protein product: MIKKDVKKAAYSLLARREHSQKELMQKLLLREFNSDDIQIVLDALSEQDIQSDLRFGESMYRLRVAKGYGWIYIAAELKQKGLTSDIIAAVYTSQQVDWFLQAEKAYQKRFPDPKISDQKDKAKRVRFLQYRGYSFEQINTVMNLN
- the recA gene encoding recombinase RecA — its product is MDANKEKALSAALSQIERQFGKGSIMKLGDNQSMNVETISTGSLALDVALGAGGLPMGRVVEIYGPESSGKTTLTLEVIAEAQRNGKVCAFVDAEHALDPIYAEKLGVNINELLVSQPDTGEQALEIVDMLSRSGAVDVIVVDSVAALTPKAEIEGDMGDSHMGLQARMLSQAMRKLTGNLKQSNTMLIFINQIRMKIGVMFGNPETTTGGNALKFYASVRLDIRRIGAVKEGDEITGNETRVKVVKNKIAPPFKQAEFQILYGQGINSLGELIDLGVKHKMVEKAGAWYSCMGERIGQGKANATKYLAENTAMATELEAKLRGLLLTTAKDSEEEVVAEVE
- the alaS gene encoding alanine--tRNA ligase → MIKSSAEIRQAFLNFFAQKQHQIVASSSLVPGNDATLLFTNAGMVPFKDVFLGAETRSYTRATSSQRCVRAGGKHNDLENVGYTARHHTFFEMLGNFSFGDYFKIDAINFGWEFLTSVLGLPKEKLLVTVYETDNEAFDHWANVIGVPVDRIIRIGDKSADKKFESDNFWSMGDTGPCGPCSEIFYDHGEEIWGGPPGSPEEDGDRFIEIWNLVFMQFNRQADGTMEPLPKPSVDTGMGLERIAAIMQGVHSNYEIDIFQGLIKAAADLLGCDDLEHKSLRVIADHIRSCSFMITDGVNPSNVGRGFVLRRIIRRAVRHGHKLEAKSHFFHQLVSALAEQMGEAYPELIKQQAIIEKTLRIEEEQFGRTLDRGMNLLNDVIANLSGDVIPGKDVFKLYDTYGFPADLTADIAREKELSIDQDGFDSEMQAQRQRAQKASNFGTDYNDQIKSDKTTNFEGYDNHSFSSTIVELFNSEGSVSSLNAGDKGIIVLDNTPFYAESGGQVGDTGTITTDSGTFKVTDTVKLGNAFAHHGVAESSIQLNARANAEIDSARRNDVIKNHSATHLLHTALRQVLGEHVTQKGSLCDPEKLRFDFSHFEGVTASELRQVEQLVNDNIRANYVRETELMNIEAAKEKGAMALFGEKYDDEVRVVTLGSFSTELCGGVHVERTGDIGLLKITSEAGIAAGTRRIEAVTGVAAMTYVDEQADKLTTIASLVKSDAVNTVSKVEQLISKSKQLEKEIAQLKQKLASQAGSDLISQAININGVKALIADVEGSDPKALREMVDDLKNKLGSGVVMLALANGEKVSLIAGVTKDLIGKVKAGDLVKMVAEQVGGKGGGRPDMAQAGGTQPENIANALATVEAWLADKL
- the metA gene encoding homoserine O-acetyltransferase MetA encodes the protein MPIKIPDQLPALAVLANENIFVMSENRAVNQEIRPMQVAILNLMPNKIEAEIQILRMLSNTPLQINIEFVRLHLNESKNTPKEHLDEFYCLFDDIKHKHYDGLIVTGAPLGQLSYEDVSYWDKIVEVFEWSQTNVTSTMYSCWAAHAALYYRYGLNRKLRTKKLSGVYRHQTLDSMEPLTRGYEEEFSVPHSRYGEIDRTIYQSVNELNVLAESEQAGVYLVATKDKKHVFVTGHPEYDACTLADEYQRDIKAGVETFIPENYFKFDDVSLAPKNKWRSHGCLLFSNWLNYYVYQITPYNLEN